A region from the Vibrio sp. SS-MA-C1-2 genome encodes:
- a CDS encoding PTS lactose/cellobiose transporter subunit IIA codes for MDIKNNQDINEEFLMTLLCLVGEARSLIMEAMRKARVGDIINAKADLHAADDLLANVHKTQTSLIGFDQGEGKVKMTLILTHIQDHIMTAMLCRDIADEIVFIHQNRCQALL; via the coding sequence ATGGATATTAAAAATAATCAAGATATTAATGAAGAGTTTTTAATGACGTTACTCTGCTTAGTTGGCGAGGCGAGATCGTTAATCATGGAAGCAATGAGAAAAGCACGAGTTGGCGATATTATTAATGCAAAAGCGGATCTTCATGCTGCTGATGATTTACTTGCCAATGTCCATAAAACACAAACATCATTAATTGGTTTTGATCAAGGAGAAGGTAAGGTGAAAATGACTTTAATTCTCACCCATATTCAAGATCACATAATGACCGCTATGTTGTGTCGGGATATTGCAGATGAAATAGTTTTTATCCATCAAAACCGTTGTCAGGCTTTACTTTAA
- a CDS encoding NCS2 family permease, whose translation MMDKYFQLQARGANVKNEIYAGFVTFLAMSYILAVNPAILGSIPGMDKGAVFTATALSAAIATFIMGFFANYPVMLAPGMSMNSFFKGMLVSGAITLAWNEALLGIFISGVIYFFFSLTPARRIIIEAIPNDLKYGIAVSLGLFLTFLGLKNSGIITANPFVLVQLGDIFNPQVAIALISIFIAIGFMVRGIKLATVISFVAAVLLSILSDKVLGTSLLTLPDALFSVPPSIAPTFGAIFDVSQLTLPDLTSLFFIVLIFFIVDFFDGLSTIVGVGRDAGIITDDKVPNAKAALVADSGGTIIGTLLGTTSITCFSESGVASSLGAKTGLSAITTAAFFLLSLFLYPLFSIFTTAIVAPAMVIIGIYMIGNVAHVDWEKPQFRVSVFFTMIFSLLTFSPANGMAIGFISYCFVMLVLGKGKEVHPLIYGLGVLFFAYLVIL comes from the coding sequence ATGATGGACAAATATTTTCAGCTACAAGCACGTGGCGCTAATGTAAAAAATGAAATTTACGCTGGCTTCGTTACCTTTCTAGCAATGAGTTACATTCTGGCGGTTAACCCGGCTATTCTTGGTAGTATTCCAGGCATGGATAAAGGCGCAGTTTTTACTGCTACCGCACTTTCAGCAGCAATCGCAACCTTTATCATGGGTTTTTTTGCTAACTATCCTGTGATGTTAGCGCCTGGAATGAGCATGAACTCTTTTTTTAAAGGAATGCTTGTTAGTGGTGCCATTACTTTAGCTTGGAATGAAGCGTTATTAGGTATATTTATTTCAGGGGTTATCTACTTCTTCTTTAGTTTAACGCCAGCTCGACGCATTATTATTGAAGCTATTCCTAATGATCTTAAATATGGTATTGCAGTCTCTCTTGGCTTGTTCTTAACCTTCTTAGGGCTAAAAAATTCTGGAATTATCACTGCCAATCCTTTTGTTCTTGTCCAACTTGGTGATATTTTCAATCCACAAGTCGCGATAGCGTTAATTAGTATTTTTATTGCTATCGGTTTTATGGTTCGCGGCATTAAGTTAGCAACAGTCATCTCGTTTGTCGCTGCGGTACTATTAAGTATTTTGTCTGATAAGGTACTAGGGACTTCGTTATTAACATTACCTGATGCGTTATTTTCAGTTCCACCATCAATTGCGCCTACCTTTGGTGCGATTTTTGATGTGTCACAATTAACGTTACCTGATTTAACTTCACTATTTTTTATTGTCTTGATCTTCTTTATTGTCGATTTTTTTGATGGATTAAGTACGATTGTAGGGGTAGGTCGCGATGCCGGTATTATCACGGATGATAAAGTACCAAATGCTAAAGCTGCACTCGTTGCAGATTCTGGTGGTACGATTATTGGTACTTTATTAGGTACAACTTCAATTACTTGTTTTTCTGAATCAGGTGTTGCGTCTTCTCTTGGTGCTAAAACCGGCTTAAGTGCGATTACTACGGCAGCTTTCTTTTTACTGTCACTTTTCTTATATCCACTGTTCTCAATTTTTACTACTGCTATTGTTGCACCAGCCATGGTTATTATCGGAATTTACATGATTGGTAATGTTGCACATGTTGATTGGGAAAAACCACAATTTAGAGTGTCCGTTTTCTTTACCATGATCTTTAGCTTATTAACCTTTTCACCAGCAAATGGAATGGCAATTGGTTTTATTAGTTACTGCTTTGTGATGTTAGTACTTGGAAAAGGGAAAGAAGTTCACCCACTGATTTATGGATTAGGCGTGCTGTTTTTCGCTTATCTTGTTATATTATAA
- a CDS encoding PTS sugar transporter subunit IIC, with protein sequence MSIFNKIMEFVENRVSPVAAKVSSQRHINAIKDGFVATMPFLIVGSLLLVLAFPPGKGNFFLDGWHSLVNLIGQDKILAPFQISMGIFALYASFGIGYNLAESYQLRALNSGLLSMFTFLLAVAPVQFIEMGGIMPIANMGGTGAFTAIMAGLFTPELQRFLRDKNIRLKLPDAVPPKISASFDLLIPVLIIAIIVVGINSLLGNYDLNIPTAIMSLFEPLVFASDSFFACLLAVVLIQLLWFGGIHGSSVIVSGILYPILIINLGLNQDALAAGTVLPKIFVNPLLDFFIFVGGAGGTWGFVVLMMRSKSSHLKTIGRMSIIPGTFNINEPVIFGTPIVMNANYFIPWMLSPMINTCIVWMAFKMELVSKIIALPPWTMPAPIGAVIATNSGTAAIVVVLCVLVSVTIYYPFFKIHEKQLLLEEGVGEPEEAAV encoded by the coding sequence ATGTCTATTTTTAATAAAATTATGGAATTTGTAGAAAATAGAGTGTCACCTGTCGCTGCAAAGGTTTCATCACAACGACACATTAACGCAATTAAAGATGGATTTGTCGCAACGATGCCATTCTTGATTGTTGGCTCACTATTGCTTGTTCTAGCATTTCCTCCTGGTAAAGGAAACTTTTTCTTAGATGGTTGGCATAGTTTAGTTAATTTGATTGGTCAGGATAAAATCTTAGCTCCGTTTCAAATTAGTATGGGGATCTTTGCGCTTTATGCATCTTTTGGTATTGGTTATAACTTAGCTGAGTCTTATCAATTAAGAGCACTTAACTCTGGCTTATTATCCATGTTTACCTTTCTTCTTGCCGTTGCGCCTGTTCAGTTCATTGAGATGGGTGGGATCATGCCAATTGCTAACATGGGAGGAACGGGAGCATTTACGGCGATTATGGCTGGTCTATTTACGCCGGAATTACAGCGTTTTTTACGTGATAAAAATATAAGATTAAAATTACCTGATGCAGTCCCACCAAAAATATCAGCCTCTTTTGATCTGTTAATTCCCGTTCTAATTATCGCGATTATCGTTGTCGGTATTAATTCCCTTTTAGGTAACTATGATCTAAATATCCCAACGGCAATTATGTCGTTATTTGAACCATTAGTCTTTGCGTCAGATTCTTTCTTTGCCTGTTTATTGGCGGTAGTGTTAATTCAGTTACTTTGGTTTGGTGGTATTCATGGCTCTTCCGTGATTGTTAGCGGAATTTTATATCCGATCCTTATTATCAATTTAGGCTTGAACCAAGATGCATTAGCGGCAGGAACAGTACTTCCTAAGATATTTGTTAACCCATTACTCGACTTCTTTATTTTTGTTGGTGGTGCGGGCGGAACGTGGGGATTCGTTGTATTGATGATGCGTTCAAAATCTTCCCATCTTAAAACTATCGGTAGGATGTCGATAATTCCGGGCACCTTTAATATCAATGAACCGGTTATTTTTGGCACGCCAATTGTTATGAACGCAAACTATTTTATTCCTTGGATGCTCTCTCCAATGATCAATACTTGTATTGTATGGATGGCGTTTAAAATGGAATTGGTTTCAAAAATTATTGCATTACCACCTTGGACAATGCCAGCGCCAATTGGAGCTGTTATTGCGACAAACTCTGGCACTGCTGCCATTGTTGTTGTTTTGTGTGTTTTGGTTAGTGTCACCATTTATTATCCGTTTTTTAAAATACATGAGAAACAATTGTTATTAGAAGAAGGTGTTGGCGAGCCTGAAGAGGCGGCTGTGTAA
- a CDS encoding carbohydrate-binding protein has translation MSLTLDLIPENEYRVATILLNNIEQPIVNPFIVENITNNFSLKISFEQGGQCPALWVFGTIYQGGDRVTYEGFIYEAKWYSDKEQPGSGDPWREVGECL, from the coding sequence GTGAGTTTAACGCTAGATTTAATCCCTGAGAATGAGTACAGAGTCGCCACAATTTTGTTAAATAATATTGAGCAACCTATCGTAAATCCATTTATTGTGGAAAATATAACTAATAACTTCTCCTTAAAAATCAGTTTTGAACAGGGGGGTCAATGTCCAGCATTATGGGTGTTCGGCACAATTTATCAAGGTGGAGATAGAGTCACTTATGAAGGATTTATTTATGAAGCAAAATGGTACTCAGATAAAGAACAACCAGGCTCTGGAGACCCATGGAGAGAGGTGGGTGAATGCTTATAA
- a CDS encoding autotransporter outer membrane beta-barrel domain-containing protein translates to MNKRSINIIKKSVLLTLLASSAAFAAQNDSTVTQADYNRQQQQYNKQHQQKAEKRRAKNKEARQDVTVGDSIATFEYNSDLKAEKKPKKRNKWERVLPFYAQNVIDLGFDLPLPFTLSLIPSHLSQDISLSNLKVGNIAVSGPDGSVLDGVDIANNVTDQVNLVSPEVENNTLQLRAAAWLFPFMQVGAHIGTFKGNTDLFVEVPLSIINTICDNNNVHSLTCRPEYTRKVGADFNPDIKGYNYGLSTNFVTGLNGYFVVLPFSYTWSKTDRTSNTSFLVSPRIGKTFDVHSWGSISPYVGFSYMNNKGTAKDTVKDFKLSDDYTLDSLSYSIDQENSDKYTGLVGANWTITRTYSLAMEGAWGTGRTQYTAILSYHY, encoded by the coding sequence ATGAATAAGCGTTCTATAAATATTATAAAAAAAAGTGTCTTACTTACTTTACTGGCTTCATCTGCAGCCTTTGCCGCTCAAAATGATTCGACTGTCACGCAAGCCGACTATAACCGTCAGCAACAACAATATAATAAGCAACACCAACAAAAAGCTGAAAAGCGTCGAGCTAAAAATAAAGAAGCACGACAAGACGTAACTGTCGGTGACTCTATTGCCACTTTTGAATATAACTCAGATTTAAAAGCAGAAAAAAAGCCAAAGAAAAGAAATAAGTGGGAGCGAGTACTTCCTTTTTATGCCCAAAATGTGATTGATTTAGGCTTTGATCTTCCTCTACCTTTTACTTTATCTTTAATCCCAAGTCATTTATCACAAGATATCTCGCTCTCAAATTTAAAGGTCGGCAATATTGCCGTTTCAGGTCCTGATGGTTCAGTTTTAGATGGGGTTGATATTGCCAATAATGTGACCGACCAGGTAAATTTAGTGAGCCCTGAAGTCGAAAATAACACGTTACAACTTCGTGCTGCAGCTTGGTTATTTCCTTTTATGCAAGTTGGGGCGCATATTGGAACCTTTAAAGGAAATACTGATCTATTTGTTGAAGTTCCTCTCTCTATTATCAATACGATTTGTGATAATAATAATGTTCATAGTCTTACTTGTCGCCCTGAATATACAAGAAAAGTGGGTGCAGATTTTAATCCTGACATTAAAGGCTATAATTATGGCCTTTCTACCAATTTTGTTACTGGTTTAAATGGGTATTTTGTTGTTTTACCATTTAGTTATACTTGGTCAAAAACAGATCGAACCAGTAATACCTCTTTTTTAGTCTCTCCTCGTATCGGAAAGACCTTTGATGTTCACTCATGGGGTTCTATCAGCCCTTATGTTGGCTTTTCATATATGAATAACAAAGGAACAGCAAAAGATACAGTAAAAGACTTTAAATTAAGTGATGATTACACACTAGACTCATTAAGTTACTCTATCGATCAAGAAAATAGTGATAAGTATACCGGATTAGTGGGAGCTAACTGGACGATTACACGAACCTACTCTTTAGCAATGGAAGGGGCATGGGGAACAGGACGAACTCAATATACTGCTATTTTAAGTTATCATTATTAA
- a CDS encoding xanthine phosphoribosyltransferase, producing the protein MMNLLEKRILEQGRAFNGVALDASQFLTRQIDISLLDYCATMIADKFKQSGATRVVTIESGGIAISTLVALKLGLPLVLLKKQLSILDDQEMLLTNVHSFTKNISYQLNCVKSHLPEGSKLLFIDDVLAHGNALEGILSIAEQAEATVVGGGFLFEKSFQQGHQLLESNGIASLSLARISSLKNGIELNLCSDSLDSKELDSETHEQSSSTPINEVA; encoded by the coding sequence ATGATGAATTTATTAGAGAAACGTATTTTAGAACAAGGTCGCGCATTTAACGGAGTTGCTTTAGATGCGAGTCAATTTCTAACTCGTCAGATTGATATCTCTCTGCTTGATTACTGTGCGACCATGATTGCAGATAAATTTAAACAGAGCGGTGCGACCCGTGTTGTGACAATTGAAAGCGGCGGTATCGCAATTTCAACCTTGGTTGCTTTAAAGTTAGGTTTACCTTTAGTATTATTAAAAAAGCAGTTAAGTATTCTTGATGATCAAGAGATGCTGCTAACCAATGTTCATAGTTTCACTAAAAATATAAGTTATCAGCTTAATTGTGTGAAATCACACCTTCCAGAGGGAAGTAAATTACTGTTTATCGATGATGTTTTAGCTCATGGCAATGCTTTAGAGGGTATTTTATCTATCGCTGAGCAAGCTGAAGCAACGGTTGTTGGTGGTGGATTCTTATTTGAAAAGAGCTTCCAACAAGGTCATCAACTTTTAGAGAGTAATGGTATTGCCTCATTATCTCTTGCTCGAATTAGTTCGTTAAAGAATGGCATTGAGCTTAATTTATGCTCTGATAGCCTTGACTCTAAAGAGTTAGATTCTGAAACGCATGAACAATCATCTTCTACCCCTATTAATGAAGTGGCTTAA
- a CDS encoding sugar-binding protein, which yields MKINLIALLISSALLSNMSHANESTGGMQDFLDSLRDFESGINPELAGFYSQNYDVPVYNYAIVTKPGRLVRDCSTGSMISEPTTIREFFQKLGLDNIYDPTTPNSREMFKTMQFNSTNAWGFIGYQLGEALLIDSGYYSPNTAVINNKEYDSFYMFVPDSTWIGCKTEALAEIEGSGGNQVYVTDTNKWEGKFTGKNGVNSLEDLKVIDKQELVIRDAMHFNYQIISKLMQDANVTWEQALNKSWQVSSEGGEITTVESTMSGVLAAAHLRGAWGTAELLIADNITCDELGTCITKYVDKFGGFNTIFDSPGDSITHGSKYNETLFAGWGNDKVITGGGIDNIYLNQAPNTETEIIDFDLNNDKIVLSNWTNLNLNDLSINDIQKGVEIIIGQQSLVLNNITSSMINIVGINNILFESKTYPIGWQGKFIIEGFNPNVDKIKGTSGIGFKHLKAYQTDNSIVIGPQAADGGIYSSYELIDLTLADLDPDMFTNITGSFDRLGYIVPLNTTFWGWNSTLIVDYFNLENTVLTLPAGEEIPFSAIQLSQNDRNVELSLLEPYANGDSKKIILNKVNLSDLNISHFSGFTGDFSDITIDIPVYYSASVEIMTSGGTISPLPNEDGVISIKGG from the coding sequence ATGAAAATCAATTTAATCGCACTTTTAATCTCTTCTGCTTTATTATCAAATATGAGTCATGCAAATGAATCAACAGGAGGGATGCAAGATTTTCTAGATTCATTACGAGATTTTGAGTCAGGGATTAACCCTGAATTAGCTGGTTTTTATTCACAAAATTATGATGTACCTGTTTATAATTACGCAATCGTGACCAAACCTGGACGATTAGTTCGAGATTGTTCTACCGGTTCGATGATTTCAGAACCGACAACAATTAGAGAATTTTTTCAAAAGCTTGGACTAGATAATATCTATGATCCAACAACCCCTAATTCTAGAGAGATGTTTAAAACAATGCAGTTTAACTCTACTAATGCTTGGGGTTTTATTGGATATCAATTAGGAGAAGCATTATTAATTGATTCGGGTTATTACTCCCCAAATACTGCCGTTATAAACAATAAAGAATATGATAGCTTTTATATGTTTGTACCAGACTCTACTTGGATTGGGTGTAAAACAGAAGCGTTAGCTGAAATTGAAGGCTCTGGCGGTAATCAAGTTTATGTTACTGATACAAATAAATGGGAAGGTAAATTTACTGGAAAAAATGGAGTTAACTCTTTAGAAGATCTAAAAGTCATAGATAAACAAGAGCTTGTCATCAGAGATGCAATGCATTTTAATTATCAAATCATTTCAAAGTTAATGCAAGATGCTAATGTTACATGGGAACAAGCATTAAATAAAAGCTGGCAAGTGAGTAGTGAGGGTGGTGAAATAACCACCGTAGAGTCGACCATGTCAGGTGTTTTAGCGGCCGCCCATTTACGAGGAGCTTGGGGCACTGCTGAATTATTAATTGCTGATAATATTACTTGTGATGAACTTGGTACCTGTATAACAAAGTATGTTGATAAATTTGGCGGATTTAATACTATTTTTGATTCTCCTGGAGATAGCATTACTCATGGTTCTAAATATAATGAGACATTATTTGCTGGTTGGGGTAATGATAAAGTTATTACTGGTGGTGGAATAGATAATATTTACCTTAATCAAGCCCCTAACACAGAAACAGAGATAATTGATTTTGACCTTAATAATGACAAGATTGTTTTAAGTAATTGGACCAATTTAAACCTTAATGATTTAAGCATTAATGATATTCAGAAAGGCGTAGAAATCATAATTGGTCAACAAAGTTTAGTTCTTAATAATATAACCTCATCAATGATCAATATTGTTGGTATTAATAATATTTTATTTGAATCTAAAACTTATCCAATAGGTTGGCAAGGTAAATTTATTATAGAAGGGTTTAACCCTAATGTTGATAAGATTAAAGGGACATCAGGAATTGGTTTCAAACATTTAAAAGCATATCAAACAGACAATTCAATTGTTATTGGGCCTCAAGCTGCCGATGGTGGTATTTATTCCTCTTATGAGTTAATTGACTTGACACTGGCTGATCTTGATCCTGATATGTTTACTAATATTACGGGTAGTTTTGATCGACTAGGCTATATCGTACCGCTAAACACTACGTTCTGGGGGTGGAACTCAACACTCATTGTCGATTATTTTAATTTAGAAAATACAGTATTAACATTACCTGCAGGTGAAGAAATTCCATTTAGTGCAATCCAATTAAGTCAGAATGATCGTAATGTAGAGCTAAGTTTACTAGAACCTTACGCTAATGGTGATAGTAAAAAAATTATATTAAATAAAGTTAACTTGTCTGATTTAAATATTAGCCACTTCTCTGGGTTTACTGGTGATTTTTCAGATATAACGATTGATATTCCAGTCTATTACTCAGCTTCAGTAGAGATAATGACATCTGGAGGCACAATTTCACCATTACCGAATGAAGACGGTGTTATTTCCATAAAAGGGGGGTGA
- a CDS encoding PTS sugar transporter subunit IIB, translating to MKVFLCCSAGMSTSMLVTKMREEAEKLKLDCTINAYSISEFEACLVENDVCLVAPQVKFKYEDFKQRAEQSGKSCGLIEMMDYGMLRGDKILKQAIDLYEKKEA from the coding sequence ATGAAAGTATTTTTATGTTGTTCAGCGGGTATGTCAACCAGCATGTTAGTCACTAAAATGAGGGAGGAAGCTGAAAAATTAAAATTAGATTGTACGATTAATGCTTACTCCATTTCGGAATTTGAAGCTTGTTTAGTTGAAAATGATGTTTGTCTTGTTGCGCCACAAGTTAAATTTAAATATGAAGATTTTAAGCAACGAGCAGAACAGAGTGGTAAAAGCTGTGGTTTAATCGAAATGATGGATTACGGTATGTTACGCGGTGATAAAATTTTAAAACAAGCTATTGATTTATACGAAAAGAAGGAGGCATAA
- a CDS encoding dihydrodipicolinate synthase, whose protein sequence is MKKRVFDLTKEDVDSLNRIELIQSIQRSEGRTLMVENVVSMEPPIDLVSGVELAAGFGADMITFNCLDVFKPEVKILGGTTLSIAKVKQLTGRIVGCNLEPVPEDITDIAVGRSVTVESVKQAIDLGLHYIMLTGNPGMAVSQETILAAIKLVRSLSDEIVIIAGKMHGGGIGNDYNLDCISDFASAGADIMMFPAPYTTPGVSPKLAAKMMKKVHENQMLGMLAIGTSQEGASESYIEKVAMESKAAGADIVHIGDGGFGGIAPPENIITMGMAIRGRRHQYKRMVNRR, encoded by the coding sequence ATGAAAAAAAGAGTTTTTGATTTAACAAAAGAAGACGTTGATTCACTTAATCGTATAGAGTTAATTCAATCTATTCAGCGATCTGAAGGTCGAACCTTAATGGTTGAAAATGTCGTTAGTATGGAACCACCTATCGATCTTGTTTCTGGTGTTGAGTTAGCTGCTGGGTTTGGTGCCGATATGATTACATTTAATTGTTTAGATGTCTTTAAGCCTGAGGTGAAAATTTTAGGAGGAACAACGCTCTCTATTGCTAAAGTCAAACAGCTAACGGGGCGAATTGTTGGTTGTAACTTAGAACCTGTTCCTGAAGATATTACAGATATCGCAGTTGGACGTTCCGTCACGGTTGAATCTGTTAAGCAAGCCATCGATTTAGGTTTACATTATATTATGTTAACGGGTAATCCAGGGATGGCAGTGTCACAAGAGACAATATTAGCCGCGATCAAGCTTGTTCGATCACTTTCTGACGAGATAGTTATCATTGCAGGAAAAATGCACGGTGGTGGCATAGGTAATGACTATAATTTAGATTGTATTTCAGATTTTGCATCAGCTGGCGCCGACATTATGATGTTCCCTGCACCTTATACAACACCAGGGGTATCACCAAAACTGGCAGCAAAGATGATGAAAAAGGTTCATGAAAATCAAATGTTAGGGATGCTGGCTATCGGGACATCTCAAGAAGGTGCTTCAGAGAGTTATATTGAAAAAGTAGCAATGGAGTCTAAAGCGGCGGGTGCAGACATTGTACATATTGGTGATGGTGGATTTGGTGGCATTGCACCACCAGAAAACATTATTACCATGGGTATGGCAATTCGAGGTCGACGACATCAATATAAGAGAATGGTCAATCGTCGATGA